AGAAATATATTGATGAATTTGGATCAGTTCCTTACACAAAGCATCACATGGATACCACCTAGCGAACGATTTTTGGCTACCAGACCATTCCTGgaacgttagtttttggttcccagaatgttattttttatagttCATTTATGGTTAGCCAGGAAAGTTTTCTTAACGTTTCcagaacgttagtttttggttaTTTTAAATCCCTTTGAAATCATATTTACtctcataaatatattaattttaagtaaTCATTCAATAAAGAGATCGATAAATGAGTGAGTCAGCCAGCCAGAAGACGAATGTTTGATTTCTGTTATTACTCAACACGTTTTGATTTatctattttctgtattttaataaatgctgcattAAACAAATTTCGGGGCTCTGTTTAGGTCATTACACATTAACATCTGCAACGTTTTCATAAGAAGTTTTATAAGGTAATAAAAATAACCTGAGAATAACCATTAGGGAACGTTCTCTATACTTTATTTTTaggttattttaaaaataaccacCCCAATGTTCTGGGAACGTTTTTTtatggttgcaaaaaaaaaaaaaaaaaaaaaaaaaaaaaaaaactaaaaataaccaTTAGGGAACATTATAAGTTATTTTTAGGTTATTTAAAATAACCAACATgcaacgttctgggaacattatTTTATGGTTACAAAAAATATAACCTAAAAACTAATGTGTGGGGAACATTTTGAtaaaatttaaatacttttattataatttcattGAATGTTTGTGCATGGCAGCATATTTATAAAATGCTGTGCCCCATGGTAATTTATAAtttagtgtattattattattattattattattattattattatgtaaattacTTTCTATTCTTAACTTgccctttcaaaataaaaaaaataaataaaaaattaaacaatactacacttcattaaaattcATGTGATCATTTAACCTTTATCaagcaataatttatttatcttgttGACCATGAGTCATAATATGCTGTCATGTCACAAGCCTTATTTGGGCCACATGAATGGATGACATCTCTGAATTtatctgggccacactcctcccaaTAACAATCAACTCACATATTGTTTGCCGTGTTCCACACTGTTGCATCATTGtcacacatggcccagctctggctgaaagggtagCCTACATGCCATTGCCAACAGGAGGCCAGAAGTGCCAGCTTGAGGCCACATTCGGGCTCAATattgtttgctgtgtgtgtgtggtggagaATCAATTACACATAGCAGCTTTAAAATCAGTACTTTTTGAAGGACTGTATATGGGACTGTATAGGCATTTTCATATTCATGATAAACTTAACCCACTTGAGAAGTGTTTACTGGTTAGTGAGATGGTCATCTCTActgaaaaataactaaatactaaataaataagtaaattcatACGAATTGAAAACACGTTTGTGTTTTCGATGtggtgacaaaaaaataaaaataaaaaacagccccCGTTTTTAATCTAAAATCACTTTATTTGACCATCTTCTGCCCTCTTGAGGATGAAAGGCGCACCTGCATTCCCTTCTCTCCCAGTTATGCCAGATTTCCCGAGAAGTTGAGGTACACGTCAGAATGGAACCTGTACTGGTGAGCGGACGTGTACAGTGACCTCAGCAGTTTGTGCGTATCAGCTGACACACATTCACAGACGGGAAAACATGGAACGCGGTAAGACCTGCCGAAAAACAGCAACGTTTGAATAAAATGGAATCTATTCTTGAATCCAGAATGTATAGTATCCATTCTAGTCAACCTTTTAATAGAATAAACACACTGATTCTGATATTGAGTCTGATATCATTAAAATCGGTTTTATTCAGATTCTCTCTATTGCAGAGGTACTTTTGCATTGCACTGCAATGCTAAGCGACATTATACAGTCAACGCGCTGTAAAAGCCTGCACTGTCCACTTGTGTCAGTAATTAATAAAGCAACACGCTCTGTGTTACAGTAAAACGGTGCATTTGTCTTAAGAAGTGTAAAAGTCAAAACAATTGCCTAAACTCAGaaagtacacatacacacacacacacaaacacacaaaccttTTTAATTGGGTAATACAACATATGACCCTGATCATAGGACTGGATTTGGACTGGGGGGAAAGGGGGTGGGGGTgcaaaagaaacaaatgtatGGACATGCATTgactttaaatcattaaaataataacaaataaacttTTACTGGTGCCATGTGGAAattgataaatataaatgtatattaatgctgctaaaaaaagaaaatttacagATATACATttgcatacatgtttgaaaaCCCACTGCCAAATTTTACTTTCAGTCTCTAACTTCTTTCTGCCCTTGTGCAGGTTTTTCTCTTGCTGGGCCTTCTTCTAATCCTCGTAAACGTCAGGTGCGATTTTCAGCACGTCATGACATCCTGCTCCTCCGTGAGGTGATAGCACAGAACCCCTTCACTTCTAAAGAGTCAGGCCGGATCTGGGCAAGGGTGGGTGAAATTATTACTGCGACCTTACAGGATGAGAACTTTGAGGTGGATGGACGCAGATGCAGGGAGAGAACCATGCTACTGCtggattattataaaaaacaggACTTTGCAAGTCTACGCAGGTTAGAAGAGGtcaacttccttttttttttacttgccttGAAGTGCATTACAtccttttttcagtttaaataagtgaatttagtttttaattttaataaagtgaaaataaataaattaattaaaagtaaatacataAGTGAATTgaagtaaataaatgaacagtTCTTTACTCTTAAATATGTGAAGTACTTTACTCTTATAATCACATGTGAAGATCAATTAAATACTACTCACGTTATCTTGGTAACACAGTTTGTTTGTAGaacaacaagtgttaaatagaaTATTTCTAAAATGGTATCTGTAACTGAAAACATTTGCTGTTGCTTGATGTTGCAAGTGTCCTAAACACTCCTGTTTCAAACTGTAAAACAAGAAATATTATTTAGTACATTTCTATTCATGAAATGGTTATAAATGTTATGATTAATTGTATTTCAGGGTTCCTTAATTAAAAGAGGTAAACAGTATGTCTTGACACTGGTCATTTAAATGTTCTCcgaaaaatgcttttaaaataagaaatatgttACAGGTTTAGTATCTTTTTCTGTATACAGAAGCTATTAGATCTGTGTTGTTGGTGTTCAGGTTTGGTACGGAACGCCTGTATGCACAGAAAGAAGACCTTTTACATGAAGTTCTGGAATTGGAGGCAGAGAAGAATCTCCTTTCGAGTGGGGAAAGTAAATACCAAGATGATGAACTCAGGAAGAGAACACTGGAGGAATTATCATCGCCTGAGCCTGACAAATCCACTGTGCTATCAGTAACAACAGCTCCCACCACTGGTAAGGAGTCTTTagtttagaaattattataacCACATTTCATAGATCATTTAACAACAAGCCATGATTGTAGATGTTAAGATTTTATTATATCTTACATAAACATTCTTAAGATACATAAACATAGTATTTTACATACTCtgacatttgtgtttgtttgtttttttttctatcagtGGTAGCCAGCCCAGAACCTGAGGAGCAGGAGGAGGCTGAGCTCACAGCTCCCACAGCCAAACGGCCATGTCAGTGCTGCTGCCAGACTTACTCAGAGATCCTGAGCTTCCTAGAAAAGCGATTTGAAGCAGAGCAGAGTCTGCGAGAGGAGGAGATGGCACTGAGAAGAGAAGAGCTAGAAGTCCAGAGGAGTAAGATTGCCCTGGATCGGGAGCGTATCGGAGCAGAAAGAAAAGAACGGGAACGTCGGTTTGAGCTGGAGAGTCAGGAAAGGCAGGTTATACTGGATTTGTTAAAAGAGAAGGTCCTAAAAAATGAACGGAACTCTGActgaaattagaaatgtttagtTTCAGTCTTTGATGTTGAACTGTCATTCCAGCCAATGTTATATTCTGCTTTCCCTGTTTGAATTTTTAATATAAGCCCATAATATTATAGTTGATTGTCATAACATTGAATAAAATAGCTAAATGCCTGGTGATAGGTTTGCATTCAGTAGTTCACCTGGTAAAATACTGAATTTTAGTAACTAAAATAATAGATTTGATGCAGTATAGGTATCCTGAGATAATTGAATGTTCGAGAACAATTGCCTTTTTCTGATTTTGGAAACCAGTAGCACTATTGTGCCCTTAAAGAGCTGTACTAGGAGTTACATAAACAGCCATTATTTCTTCTTTAGCATGACAGGTATGTTTAAAATTAAGcttgaaaatgaatgaaagccATTCACACTAATATTCTGGATAAACCCACACAGACTGCATTGAACTGAAAGCTGTGTGTAATGAAAGCTGTTATAACTGtgatacaaaaaataattaatgaacaataattaaataaatgatagtaaataaataaaacatagcaATACATGAAAATAACAAAGTTGACAGTTCGTCTAACCCTTGCATGCTCTTTAAAACTTTTTCCTCCTTCTCCACCATCATCAGCTTTAACAGCTGACAATTTTGCCACATTCTTCATTTATAAAACCATAAGtgcacttctcttctctgtttgCATGGCATCTCTACtgtaggttctgtcattcagaaacatggcttttcatatcactgctatgctgatgacactcacctctacctctcattccatcctgattatCCGACAATAGCTGCACGCATCTCAGCTTgtcatcaccttcaactcaaccttgccaacaCAGAACTGCTTGTAGTTCCATCAAAACccttgtttcatcacaatttcaccatccagtgatgcacatcaatcataactccttcaaaaacagccagaaacagagttatgattgatgatgagctgactttctcagatcaCATTGCTAAAACTTCCCGGCCcttcagatttgctttattcaacatcaagaagatcaggtcCTTTCTTTCGGCACATAATTCACAACTttttgttcaagctcttgttctatccaagctggactattgcaatgctttcttggcaggtcttccagccagttctctCAAACCTTTACAATGAATCCAGAATGTGGaggcaagatacatttttaatgaaccGAAAAGAATGCACGTCACACGTCTgttggctaccaatagctgcttgcataaaattcaaagcattaatgattgcctacaaaaccaccactgactTTTCACCCCTTTACCATCAGTTTaattttttcccaaattccattttagttttttccaaatcccattttttctgttttcatttttctggattccgtttttttttttttttctattaaatagacttttttaatggttaaattaaatgtaagtaaTCAAAAAGCATctctaattatttttaaaatcaggAAATATTTGAAGTAtgcattttcacatcaatttattaaaagtttaacaaaaattatatttttagagCCCTATGAAAAGTTTTTTCTTCACCATGTTTAATTGTTAACTAACTCTGTGTTTTaacatgtctaattatttaaatgcataacttaatttattcaattttttcttaaagtagccttatgaaatgtttttttttttttttttttgtccccctCAGGAATCctgttgtgtttttacatttttctagttccaaatgaagacataaaacatttaatttctattttaaatactgaaaattaagcaaactttatgttttggtaaacaaaggggatttactattaaaattaaaacatggaaaaaatgtTGATTGATTtttccttaaaaataatgtttgtttatttttagtagtagtaggaTGTAGATTCTGCTgaataatagtaatacatttctggcaaatacttttcTTTAAACTAAACCAGACCTTTATTTTGACGGGGTGCCGTGAAAACaattacagttctgtgtatgtgatatgatgctagttttactcaaatcaaacagtcaaatgctcatgaagtcaCTCTCAGAAAAGTTCTGGAGATGTCCTCATGTGTTCATATCCTTATTTagagagacagcagacgctgaaatcaccgcgagcatCATGTGCACTTCCATGTGTGTAATAGACTGCGCTTCTGCACCATTCATTAACaaagacatgcagaacatgcaggattcatatttaaatcgaCTTTTCTGGCTTCATATTTACAGATACCactccatatcgtgatttgatttaaatgtaatgacctactttttaTTAACTCATTAAAAATTTGACAAATACCATGACATTTCGCGTTAAACTgtgaattccatttttaatgaCTGGATTCCGCAATTCAGTCCACATTTTCTGCATCGTGAGATCATAGGGCCCTTATTGTGCCatctcaaagaggcacaaaatcactttcactgacttataaattaaatgttccttcctggtggaatgacctgccaagCATAATCAAGCataatctgagcagctgagtccttggCCATCTTCATCTCTTCCATctatatttgaccctctaactttagcactctctattctaattctattcttaaaaaaaaaaactgcccctTTTAGCCCCTTCTATTCATTTACTAAGTGTTTGTTTTCTTGGAAAAAAAGCCCTCTAACACCAGCATTCtctgttctttttctattctatctgttttctttttatttattatataataaaaataaaaccttgctATGTGCACTGCATTAAGctgactgagacttgttatagcacttgcatatctttgctcttttgtttattttaactgcttccattgttctcatttgtaagtagctttggataaaaagtgtctgctaaatgactaaatgtaaatgtaatgtaaatgataCCAGAATAAGTCTTATTCATTAAGTGTAACATGGCTGGCTAGCGAGCTAAGATTCCAACAGCACTTTTCAGAGTTAAGTAGCTAAGATTCCTACAGCACTTTTCAGAGTTTCTCTGAAACTAAACAGCCAAAATAAGTTAACGGACTTCAATTTTATTAAGTGGATCATTAGGTTcgtcaaatgtaaatttttgctAGAAAACTAGAAAACATACAAAGTGTAAAACTACACACAGGTTATTCGCTTGAGGAGTAATTACAAAACGTGTCTTGTTCATATAATAGCATTAGCAACAGCAAACAGTTTTTCTAGTTTATGTATGTGAGAAAATAACAGCAAGCATCACAGATTTAAAATAGTAAAGTGAATTGGGGGTTATCTTATTTTTCCAAAATCACCAGTGCTTTTGATATCTTCTGTAGgcattcatttatacatttaccATGAACGGATCATTTTTAGGTGCAAACCTCACTAGTGGGGTCGGTTTGCA
This genomic window from Carassius gibelio isolate Cgi1373 ecotype wild population from Czech Republic chromosome A6, carGib1.2-hapl.c, whole genome shotgun sequence contains:
- the si:dkey-45d16.4 gene encoding uncharacterized protein si:dkey-45d16.4 isoform X2; the encoded protein is MERGFSLAGPSSNPRKRQVRFSARHDILLLREDENFEVDGRRCRERTMLLLDYYKKQDFASLRRFGTERLYAQKEDLLHEVLELEAEKNLLSSGESKYQDDELRKRTLEELSSPEPDKSTVLSVTTAPTTVVASPEPEEQEEAELTAPTAKRPCQCCCQTYSEILSFLEKRFEAEQSLREEEMALRREELEVQRSKIALDRERIGAERKERERRFELESQERQVILDLLKEKVLKNERNSD
- the si:dkey-45d16.4 gene encoding uncharacterized protein si:dkey-45d16.4 isoform X1 — encoded protein: MERGFSLAGPSSNPRKRQVRFSARHDILLLREVIAQNPFTSKESGRIWARVGEIITATLQDENFEVDGRRCRERTMLLLDYYKKQDFASLRRFGTERLYAQKEDLLHEVLELEAEKNLLSSGESKYQDDELRKRTLEELSSPEPDKSTVLSVTTAPTTVVASPEPEEQEEAELTAPTAKRPCQCCCQTYSEILSFLEKRFEAEQSLREEEMALRREELEVQRSKIALDRERIGAERKERERRFELESQERQVILDLLKEKVLKNERNSD